A DNA window from Vigna angularis cultivar LongXiaoDou No.4 chromosome 1, ASM1680809v1, whole genome shotgun sequence contains the following coding sequences:
- the LOC108338630 gene encoding phospholipase A1-Ibeta2, chloroplastic, which yields MMQISSTIPAHNLHMFQTRRASFRCRASPLNPSSTTPLPTTSSSPQHVKPLTSTDSTRLHLSNLDKFLHKQSPAQLNNPPPHQQEQVAIESTDDKTATTVEKKGKNILESLNLARLWPDMKATEEMSPRHLNRLQRLLSKTAEYSPRNVLGSRWREYHGSHDWKGMLDPLDENLRREVVRYGEFVQAAYHSFHSNPAMSAEEPPLPRQMILPDRSYRVTKSLYATSSIGLPKWVDEVAPDLGWMTQRSSWVGFVAVCDDRREIARLGRRDIVISLRGTATCLEWAENMRAQMINISEEETDGEAEEKAKAKVECGFLSLYKTRGSQVGSLAESVIEEVKRLMEVYKGETLSITITGHSLGAALALLVADDVSACAGDVAPVAVFSFGGPRVGNRAFGEKLTGQNVKVLRIVNSQDVITRVPGMLVSEEMEKKLRRSKVGGVLNMVVDEYSHMGTELRVETKMSPYLKPDADMACCHDLEAYLHLVDGFLASNCPFRANAKRSLTKLMQYQGGNVKKLYTSKAKALSLNLERQGSFSISGCLPSPS from the coding sequence ATGATGCAGATCAGCTCCACCATACCCGCACACAACCTTCACATGTTCCAGACAAGACGTGCCAGTTTCCGCTGCCGTGCCTCTCCCCTCAACCCTTCTTCCACCACCCCACTTCCAACCACCTCTTCTTCTCCTCAGCACGTCAAACCGCTCACCTCCACCGACTCCACGCGCTTGCACCTATCAAACCTCGACAAGTTCCTTCACAAGCAATCGCCAGCTCAACTCAACAACCCACCACCGCACCAACAAGAACAAGTCGCAATTGAAAGCACCGATGACAAGACAGCGACGACAGTggagaagaaaggaaagaacaTTCTGGAAAGCCTCAACCTGGCCCGTCTCTGGCCGGACATGAAAGCCACCGAGGAAATGTCGCCGCGCCACCTCAACCGCCTCCAGCGGCTGCTCTCCAAGACAGCGGAGTACTCCCCGCGAAACGTCCTCGGCAGCCGGTGGAGAGAGTACCACGGCAGCCACGACTGGAAAGGCATGCTAGACCCTCTGGATGAGAATCTCAGGCGAGAAGTGGTGCGCTACGGAGAGTTCGTGCAAGCGGCGTACCACTCTTTCCACTCCAACCCTGCCATGTCAGCGGAGGAGCCACCCCTCCCGCGCCAAATGATCCTACCCGACAGATCCTACAGGGTAACCAAATCCCTATACGCCACGTCATCAATCGGGTTACCGAAATGGGTGGACGAGGTGGCCCCGGATCTCGGATGGATGACCCAGCGGTCCAGCTGGGTCGGGTTCGTGGCGGTTTGCGATGACAGGAGAGAGATTGCGCGTTTAGGTAGGCGGGATATCGTGATCTCCCTGCGCGGAACCGCCACGTGTCTGGAGTGGGCCGAGAACATGCGGGCCCAGATGATAAACATTTCCGAAGAGGAGACCGATGGGGAGGCGGAGGAGAAGGCAAAGGCAAAGGTGGAGTGCGGGTTTTTGAGCCTTTATAAAACGAGAGGCAGCCAGGTGGGTAGCTTGGCGGAATCGGTGATCGAAGAGGTGAAGAGATTAATGGAAGTTTACAAAGGGGAAACACTGAGCATTACAATCACGGGACATAGTTTAGGTGCCGCACTGGCTCTGTTAGTGGCGGATGACGTGAGCGCGTGCGCCGGTGACGTGGCACCCGTGGCTGTTTTTTCGTTTGGTGGGCCGAGGGTGGGTAACAGGGCTTTTGGAGAGAAACTGACAGGGCAAAACGTGAAAGTGCTGAGAATTGTGAATTCGCAAGATGTGATAACGAGGGTTCCTGGGATGTTGGTGAGtgaggagatggagaagaaACTGAGACGGTCGAAGGTGGGTGGGGTACTGAATATGGTGGTGGATGAGTACTCGCACATGGGGACAGAGCTGCGCGTGGAGACGAAAATGTCGCCGTATTTGAAGCCGGATGCTGACATGGCATGCTGTCATGACTTAGAGGCTTACCTGCACCTCGTTGATGGGTTTTTGGCTTCGAATTGTCCTTTTAGAGCGAATGCGAAGCGAAGCTTGACTAAGTTAATGCAGTATCAGGGTGGCAATGTAAAAAAACTTTATACCAGCAAGGCTAAGGCCTTGAGTCTTAACCTTGAAAGACAGGGTTCATTCTCTATCTCTGGTTGTTTGCCCAGTCCCTCTTga
- the LOC108334852 gene encoding pentatricopeptide repeat-containing protein At4g16835, mitochondrial, protein MFHLRLLRTRKRNSLSSLSFAALSKHQNLTFATLSHHHVSTHSHQRELNDNIIASNKLITSYVRCGDLDSAVRVFDNMKVKSTVTWNSILAAYSKKVGNFEHARQLFEKIPQPNVVSYNIMLAGHWHHFGVHDAGCFFDSMPVKDVASWNTMISGYAQVGLMGEAQRLFSVMPEKNCVSWSAMVSGYVACGDLDSAVACFYAADVRSVVTWTAMITGYMKFGRVELAERLFGEMTMRTLVTWNSMIAGYVENGRAEDGLRLFRIMLETGVKPNALTLTSVLLGCSNLSALQLGKQVHQLVCKSPLSSDTTAGTSLVSMYSKCGDLKDAWDLFVKISRKDVVCWNAMISGYAQHGAGEKALHLFDEMKNEGMKPDWITFVAVLLACNHAGLVDLGVQYFNTMVRDYGIETKPEHYACMVDLLGRAGKLAKAVDLIKSMPFRPHPAIYGTLLGACRIHKNLHLAEFAAKNLLELDPTIATGYVQLANVYASQNRWELVAKIRRSMKENNVVKTPGYSWIEINSVVHEFRSSDRLHPELASIHAKLNELEKKMKLAGYVPDLEFALHDVGEELKEQLLLWHSEKLAIAFGLLKVPLGLPIRIFKNLRVCGDCHSATKYISAIEGREIIVRDTSRFHHFNDGFCSCTDYW, encoded by the coding sequence ATGTTTCATTTACGTTTATTAAGGACGAGGAAGCGAAATTCTTTGTCATCCTTGTCCTTTGCAGCACTAAGCAAACACCAAAACCTCACTTTTGCCACCCTAAGTCACCACCATGTGTCCACACACTCTCATCAACGCGAGCTTAATGATAACATCATTGCATCGAACAAGCTCATCACAAGCTACGTTCGATGCGGTGACTTAGATTCCGCTGTTCGTGTGTTTGACAACATGAAAGTAAAGTCTACTGTCACGTGGAACTCCATCCTCGCTGCCTACTCCAAGAAAGTCGGCAACTTCGAACACGCTCGCCAGCTGTTTGAGAAAATTCCTCAACCCAACGTTGTGTCCTATAACATCATGTTAGCAGGTCATTGGCATCATTTTGGTGTCCATGATGCCGGTTGCTTCTTTGACAGCATGCCCGTGAAGGATGTTGCTTCGTGGAACACTATGATTTCAGGTTATGCGCAGGTTGGACTTATGGGTGAGGCTCAGAGGTTGTTCTCGGTGATGCCAGAGAAAAACTGCGTGTCTTGGAGTGCCATGGTGTCTGGATATGTGGCATGTGGGGATTTGGATTCTGCTGTGGCGTGCTTTTATGCTGCGGATGTGAGGAGTGTGGTCACGTGGACTGCCATGATCACTGGGTACATGAAGTTTGGGAGGGTTGAACTGGCAGAAAGATTGTTTGGAGAAATGACAATGAGGACATTGGTAACATGGAATTCTATGATTGCTGGGTATGTTGAGAATGGGAGGGCAGAGGATGGGTTAAGGCTATTCAGGATAATGTTAGAAACTGGAGTTAAGCCTAATGCTTTGACTTTGACCAGTGTTTTGTTGGGTTGTAGTAATTTATCAGCATTGCAGCTGGGTAAGCAAGTTCATCAGTTAGTTTGTAAGTCTCCATTGAGTAGTGATACGACTGCTGGGACTTCATTGGTTAGTATGTATTCCAAGTGTGGGGATCTAAAGGACGCCTGGGATTTATTCGTTAAGATTTCCCGAAAAGATGTAGTGTGCTGGAATGCAATGATTTCTGGCTATGCCCAACATGGGGCTGGTGAAAAAGCTCTTCATTTGTTTGATGAGATGAAAAATGAAGGCATGAAGCCAGATTGGATTACTTTTGTAGCAGTATTGTTAGCTTGTAACCACGCGGGACTGGTGGATCTTGGGGTCCAATATTTTAACACAATGGTAAGAGATTATGGAATTGAAACTAAACCAGAGCACTATGCATGCATGGTTGACCTTCTTGGTCGAGCTGGAAAGCTAGCTAAGGCTGTAGATTTGATAAAAAGTATGCCTTTTAGGCCCCATCCTGCCATTTATGGAACACTTTTGGGTGCTTGTAGGATACATAAAAACTTGCACTTGGCTGAGTTTGCTGCCAAAAATTTGCTCGAGCTTGATCCAACTATTGCAACTGGATATGTTCAATTGGCTAATGTTTATGCATCACAAAATAGATGGGAGCTTGTTGCTAAGATCCGAAGatcaatgaaagaaaataatgttgTCAAGACACCGGGATATAGTTGGATTGAAATAAACAGTGTTGTACATGAGTTTAGATCAAGCGACAGATTGCATCCTGAATTGGCTTCTATACATGCAAAGCTAAATGaattggagaagaaaatgaaattagcTGGTTATGTGCCAGATCTTGAATTTGCATTGCATGATGTGGGAGAGGAGCTGAAAGAACAGCTTCTTTTATGGCATAGTGAGAAACTGGCAATTGCATTTGGACTTCTTAAGGTACCATTAGGGCTTCCAATCCGGATATTCAAAAACTTGAGAGTTTGTGGAGATTGCCATTCTGCAACCAAGTACATCTCAGCTATAGAAGGAAGAGAAATCATAGTTAGAGATACCTCGAGGTTTCATCATTTTAATGATGGATTCTGCTCCTGCACGGATTACTGGTAA
- the LOC108335965 gene encoding uncharacterized protein LOC108335965 isoform X2, with amino-acid sequence MAASPSDDVVRNGAPSTSSVIDFLSLCQNLKTTKRTGWSLKGVKNPESIADHMYRMGLMALIAPDVPGFDRNKCIKLAIVHDIAEAIIGDITPIDGVSKKEKTYLEKTALDHMCEVLGGGSAATEITKLWMEYESNFSLEAKFVKDLDKVEMILQALEYEDGEKFGRIFPVNCWEVPD; translated from the exons ATGGCTGCTTCACCTTCTGACGACGTGGTTCGCAATGGCGCTCCTTCTACTTCCTCCGTCATTGACTTCCTCTCCCTCTGTCAAAACCTCAAG ACAACAAAGAGAACAGGATGGTCACTAAAAGGTGTTAAAAATCCAGAATCTATTGCTGATCACATGTATCGAATGGGTTTGATGGCTTTAATTGCACCAGATGTTCCGGGTTTTGACCGAAACAA GTGCATTAAATTGGCTATTGTCCATGACATTGCAGAAG CAATTATTGGAGACATAACGCCAATAGATGGTGTgtctaaaaaagaaaagactTATCTCGAAAAAACAGCATTAGATCATATGTGTGAAGTACTTGGAGGAGGATCTGCAG CGACGGAAATAACTAAGTTGTGGATGGAGTATGAATCAAATTTTTCTCTAGAAGCTAAATTCGTGAAGGACCTTGACAAG GTTGAGATGATACTCCAAGCTTTGGAATACGAAGATG GGGAAAAATTTGGAAGAATTTTTCCGGTCAATTGCTG GGAAGTTCCAGACTGA
- the LOC108335965 gene encoding uncharacterized protein LOC108335965 isoform X1, producing MAASPSDDVVRNGAPSTSSVIDFLSLCQNLKTTKRTGWSLKGVKNPESIADHMYRMGLMALIAPDVPGFDRNKCIKLAIVHDIAEAIIGDITPIDGVSKKEKTYLEKTALDHMCEVLGGGSAATEITKLWMEYESNFSLEAKFVKDLDKVEMILQALEYEDEQGKNLEEFFRSIAGKFQTETGKAWASEIVSRRKNPFPITDRPDNM from the exons ATGGCTGCTTCACCTTCTGACGACGTGGTTCGCAATGGCGCTCCTTCTACTTCCTCCGTCATTGACTTCCTCTCCCTCTGTCAAAACCTCAAG ACAACAAAGAGAACAGGATGGTCACTAAAAGGTGTTAAAAATCCAGAATCTATTGCTGATCACATGTATCGAATGGGTTTGATGGCTTTAATTGCACCAGATGTTCCGGGTTTTGACCGAAACAA GTGCATTAAATTGGCTATTGTCCATGACATTGCAGAAG CAATTATTGGAGACATAACGCCAATAGATGGTGTgtctaaaaaagaaaagactTATCTCGAAAAAACAGCATTAGATCATATGTGTGAAGTACTTGGAGGAGGATCTGCAG CGACGGAAATAACTAAGTTGTGGATGGAGTATGAATCAAATTTTTCTCTAGAAGCTAAATTCGTGAAGGACCTTGACAAG GTTGAGATGATACTCCAAGCTTTGGAATACGAAGATG AGCAGGGGAAAAATTTGGAAGAATTTTTCCGGTCAATTGCTG GGAAGTTCCAGACTGAAACTGGCAAAGCTTGGGCATCAGAGATAGTATCGAGAAGGAAGAATCCATTCCCCATTACGGATCGCCCTGACAATATGTAG